AATCAAATTCCTCTATTTCATGCCCGTTGGTTGAGTAAGCAAAATAAACGCCAAGCATTTTGGCATAGGTTTTCGCCTGCCCTATTCCATCAAGTGCTGATTTGCTTTCTTCTTTAGCCTCAACTACCGCAATGGGAAATCCGGGAGAGTAATAAAGCACATAATCAGCTTTTTTACCCTTTTTTCGCTTACCTTCTTCATTAATAAGTTTGCCCGGGGTAAGGAAAACCTCCCTCCGTATTCTGTCTTCAGTCCAACCGCTCTCCCTTAACTTCGGGTCTATTAGTTTAGCTCTCGTGTCCGCTTCAGAGAGCATAGCAATCACATCCTATTCTGCCATTGGTATACGAAACAATATATAAGGTTTTTTGATCTCTTCTAACATTCAAGAACTTCTTATTTCTTGTTGTATAAACCCTCATCAGAATAAGCTCATTTTTCTCAACATCTACAGCTGAATAAACGTAGTAACGCTTTTTGTTCGCTTTAATAACTTTATTCCGGCTTTAAGCTATGTGCTTATAGCAATGGATAGTGTGGGAAAAATTATATATTGAATAAAACAGGGTCTTAAATTGTATCTAAAAAGAAGTCATTTCGGTGGTTGCTATGCCCCTTTTTGAGATTGTTCAAGGAGATATAACCCGTTTCCCTGCCGAGGCGATCGTCAACGCGGCCAACCGTTATCTGCAGCACGGCGGAGGCGTGGCCTACGCGATAGCAAAGGCGGCCGCCGGAGACCCGGAGGAGTACATCAGGATAAGCAAAGAAGCGATGAGGGAGCAGATCGGGAGGGACTGGATCGACCACGGGGAAGTCGTCGTCACTCCAGCCCTGAGGCTTGAAAGGTACGGGATTCGCTGGGTGATCCACACGGTCGGGCCCTACTGCGGCGGTAGATGGGATGAAGATAAGAGGGAGAAGCTTCGGAAGGCCATCCTCGGGGCCCTGAGGAAGGCGGATGAACTCGGGGTTAGGAGCATAGCTTTTCCCGCGATAAGCGCCGGAATTTACGGCTGTCCGCTGGAGGAGGTCGTGAGGACTTTCAGGGAAGTTGTGGAGGAGTTTGGGGAAGAGGCCCGAAATCTGGAGAAGGTCTACCTCGTGATTTATTCTAAGAGGGACTACGAGAGGGCCGTTGGGGTCATGGGTGGTTCCCGCACTTAAACGAAAACCGCGGAGAGAAAACCACCATACAATGGAAAGCTTTATAATCTTTGAAGTTGTAAGTCCATGGGGATGCTCCATGTCGTGTGCCGGGGTTGTGGAACTCCTCAGGAAGATGGTCCTCGGTTTCGTGATTCTCTTCCTGTCGGGTTTTCTGATTCTCTACTATGCCATCAGAAAGCTCGCCTGCGCCACGTCGAATCTGTGTCTCCCCCACGGGCCCGGAGCCTCCGCCATTGCCAG
The window above is part of the Thermococcus sp. P6 genome. Proteins encoded here:
- a CDS encoding [protein ADP-ribosylglutamate] hydrolase, which produces MPLFEIVQGDITRFPAEAIVNAANRYLQHGGGVAYAIAKAAAGDPEEYIRISKEAMREQIGRDWIDHGEVVVTPALRLERYGIRWVIHTVGPYCGGRWDEDKREKLRKAILGALRKADELGVRSIAFPAISAGIYGCPLEEVVRTFREVVEEFGEEARNLEKVYLVIYSKRDYERAVGVMGGSRT